A genomic segment from Pelobates fuscus isolate aPelFus1 chromosome 7, aPelFus1.pri, whole genome shotgun sequence encodes:
- the PPP4R2 gene encoding serine/threonine-protein phosphatase 4 regulatory subunit 2: MDVDRLQEALKEFEKRGKKEASSELDQFLCHVAKTGETIVQWPLFKEYFMFKLEKVMDDFRSSAPEQRGPPNPNVEYIPFDEMKDRILKIVTGFNGTPFTIQRLCELVTDPRRNYTGTDKFLRGVEKNVMVVSCVYPTSEKNNSTSLNRMNGVMFPSNSQNYTDRSNVNGPGTPRPVSRPKLSLSTPMTTNGLPDSSENKESDLQQKEKDHSECLLPEEDSPTCTVKNKHSEEEDPCEVEEHEVKRLKFDPEDEDEDEEQIPCSQRNLPSDISADMTEEAESVSATVDKPKESCDSVHTAEELLMTASESSEEDEKDTTEPLTVSKEESDESHHMEETENTEEKDLQTQEQEKPSTNAAGAESGDPEPSGTLEASPETSLDSMENSEEATEVADEPMEQD, translated from the exons tgTCCAGTGGCCACTGTTTAAGGAGTACTTTATGTTTAAGCTCGAAAAGGTGATGGATGATTTCAGATCTTCTGCTCCTGAACAGAGGGGACCTCCGAATCCCAACGTGGAGTATATTCCTTTTGATGAAATGAAAGACCGAATACTAAAGATTGTCACTGGTTTTAATGG TACTCCATTTACTATTCAACGACTTTGTGAGTTGGTTACAGATCCACGAAGGAATTACACAGGGACGGACAAGTTTCTAAGAGGAGTTGAGAAG AATGTCATGGTGGTCAGCTGTGTGTACCCTACTTCCGA GAAAAACAATTCAACTAGTCTGAATCGAATGAACGGTGTGATGTTTCCAAGTAACTCCCAAAACTACACAGACAG GTCAAATGTTAACGGTCCAGGCACACCCAGGCCAGTGAGTCGACCAAAGCTTTCTCTGTCAACCCCTATGACAACCAATGGTTTGCCTGACAGCTCGGAGAACAAGGAGTCAGACTTGCAGCAAAAAGAGAAGGATCACAG tGAATGTTTGCTGCCCGAAGAAGATTCTCCCACATGTACTGTAAAGAATAAGCATTCAGAGGAAGAAGACCCATGTGAAGTAGAGGAGCACGAAGTTAAAAGACTAAAATTTGACCCTGAAGACGAGGATGAAGATGAGGAACAAATCCCATGTAGTCAGAGGAACCTACCTAGTGACATTTCTGCAGACATGACAGAAGAAGCAGAGTCTGTCTCTGCAACTGTAGATAAACCAAAAGAAAGTTGTGACTCTGTGCATACTGCAGAAG AATTGTTGATGACTGCCAGTGAGTCTTCTGAAGAAGATGAAAAAGACACTACTGAACCCTTAACTGTGAGCAAAGAAGAATCAGATGAGAGCCATCATATGGAGGAAACTGAGAACACTGAAGAGAAGGATTTGCAGACACAAGAGCAGGAAAAACCATCAACCAATGCTGCTGGTGCTGAAAGCGGTGACCCAGAACCTAGTGGAACCCTTGAAGCATCACCAGAAACCTCACTTGATTCTATGGAAAACAGCGAGGAGGCCACCGAAGTTGCCGACGAACCTATGGAACAAGACTAA